The following coding sequences lie in one Oncorhynchus nerka isolate Pitt River linkage group LG14, Oner_Uvic_2.0, whole genome shotgun sequence genomic window:
- the myo1eb gene encoding myosin IEb isoform X2 codes for MGSKERYHWQTQNVKISGVDDMVLLSKINEDAITDNLKKRYMDDYIFTYIGSVLISVNPFKQLPYFTDREVDLYQGAAQYENPPHIYALADNMYRNMMIDCENQCVIISGESGAGKTVAAKYIMGYISKVSGGGPKVQHVKDIILQSNPLLEAFGNAKTVRNNNSSRFGKYFEIQFSRGGEPDGGKISNFLLEKSRVVSQNQGERNFHIYYQLLGGATKEMRENLGVTTPDYYLYLNQSGTYTVEDVNDKKEFSDTMEAMSVVGLSVDDQDMVMQIVAGILHLGNIAFREEGNYAVVESEDFLAFPAYLLGISQEGLKNKLTSRIMDSKWGGKTESIAVTLNTEQASFTRDALSKALYSRLFDFLVDSINKAIQKDHEEFNIGVLDIYGFEIFQKNGFEQFCINFVNEKLQQIFIELTLKAEQEEYVQEGIKWTPIEYFNNKIVCDLIESKLNPPGIMSILDDVCATMHAKGEGADQTLIQKLQAGISSHEHFNSWNKGFIVHHYAGKVSYDVSGFCERNRDVLFNDIIELMQSSEFAFIKTLFPENLEAEKKGRPTTASSKIKKQANNLVQTLMKCTPHYIRCIKPNETKKPRDWEDTRAKHQVEYLGLRENIRVRRAGYAFRRAFAKFLQRYAILTRETWPRWTGEERKGVLHLLHSVNMDQDQYQLGKTKIFIKAPESLFLLEEMRERKYNGYARAIQKAWRKHIAVRKYVKMREEASDILLNKKERRRNSLNRNFVGDYIGTDNHPEIRQFVGRREKIDFADVVAKYDRRFRTVKRDLILTPKFLYLIGREKVKQGPDKGQIHEVLKRQIEVEKIQSVSLSTLQDDFFIIHEEHYDSVLQCIFKTEFLSLLYKRYDEKTQRKLPLKFNNLLEFKVKKGGWGPFSAAGSRQIQFQPGQGEEAVVKPSSKVLIVTIGPGLPKNSRPTRRDNRKSRYMGNQTPGSGQQSQGAPRGRGRGGGGGQRGGPPSSRASRVSLLRRQSSMEQPTLPRQQRSRQTNNRSNNQSQADTAFMNVPDQGVAGVHRRRSKEVKPSPGAGRPKPAPKPKPRSPECRALYAYDAQDTDELSFNAEDVIEILTEDPSGWWYGCLRGREGMFPGNYVKKI; via the exons GCCCAGTATGAGAACCCCCCTCACATCTATGCCCTGGCTGACAACATGTACCGCAACATGATGATCGACTGTGAGAACCAGTGTGTCATCATCAG tggggagagtggagcaGGAAAGACTGTAGCAGCTAAATACATAATGGGTTACATCTCCAAGGTGTCGGGCGGAGGTCCCAAAGTCCAG CACGTAAAAGACATCATCCTCCAATCCAACCCTCTCCTGGAGGCCTTTgggaatgccaagactgtgcgcAACAATAACTCTAGTCGCTTT GGGAAGTACTTTGAGATCCAGTTCAGCCGTGGAGGAGAGCCAGACGGAGGGAAGATCTCCAACTTCCTGTTGGAGAAGTCCAGGGTGGTGTCACAGAACCAGGGAGAGAGGAACTTCCACATCTACTACCAG CTCCTGGGGGGCGCCACTAAAGAGATGAGGGAGAACCTTGGCGTCACCACACCTGACTACTACCTCTACCTGAATCAGTCTGGCACCTACACCGTGGAGGATGTCAACGATAAGAAGGAATTCTCTGACACCATG gaGGCCATGTCAGTGGTGGGCCTGTCTGTAGATGATCAGGACATGGTGATGCAGATCGTAGCAGGCATCCTGCATCTGGGTAACATCGCCTTCAGAGAGGAGGGAAACTACGCTGTGGTGGAGAGTGAGGACT TCCTGGCGTTCCCGGCCTACCTGTTGGGAATCTCCCAGGAGGGTCTGAAAAACAAGCTGACCAGCCGGATCATGGACAGCAAGTGGGGAGGCAAGACGGAGAGCATCGCTGTCACTCTGAACACAGAGCAGGCCTCCTTCACACGGGACGCCCTCTCCAAAGCCCTCTACTCACGCCTGTTTGACTTTCTTGTGGAT TCTATCAACAAAGCCATACAGAAAGACCACGAGGAATTCAACATCGGGGTGCTGGACATCTATGGCTTTGAAATCTTCCAG AAAAACGGCTTTGAGCAGTTCTGCATCAACTTTGTGAATGAGAAGCTGCAGCAGATTTTCATTGAGCTCACGTTAAAAGCTGAGCAG GAGGAGTATGTGCAGGAAGGGATCAAGTGGACGCCGATCGAGTACTTTAACAACAAAATCGTGTGTGACCTCATTGAGTCCAAACTG AACCCCCCAGGCATCATGAGTATCTTGGACGATGTGTGTGCCACCATGCATGCTAAGGGGGAGGGCGCAGACCAGACCCTGATCCAGAAGCTACAAGCGGGAATCAGCTCCCATGAGCACTTCAACAGCTGGAATAAAGGCTTCATAGTGCACCACTACGCTGGCAAG gtgtccTATGATGTCAGTGGCTTCTGTGAGAGGAACAGAGATGTGCTCTTCAACGACATCATTGAGTTGATGCAGAGCAGTGAATT TGCCTTCATAAAAACCCTTTTCCCAGAAAACCTAGAGGCAGAGAAAAAGGGCCGTCCTACCACCGCCAGTAGCAAGATCAAG AAACAAGCCAACAACCTGGTCCAGACCCTGATGAAGTGCACCCCCCACTACATCCGCTGTATCAAGCCCAACGAGACCAAGAAGCCTCGGGACTGGGAGGACACTCGGGCCAAACACCAGGTGGAGTACCTGGGCCTGCGGGAGAACATTCGTGTGCGCCGCGCCGGGTACGCATTCCGCCGAGCCTTCGCCAAGTTCCTGCAGAG GTACGCCATCCTGACCAGGGAGACATGGCCCCggtggacaggggaggagaggaagggggttcTGCACCTCCTCCACTCTGTCAACATGGACCAGGACCAGTACCAGCTGGGAAAGACTAAGATCTTCATCAAGGCCCCAGAATCA TTGTTCTTGCTGGAGGAGATGAGGGAAAGGAAATATAACGGATATGCTCGGGCCATCCAGAAGGCCTGGCGCAAACACATCGCCGTCCGCAAGTACGTCAAGATGAGAGAGGAAG CCTCAGACATCCTACTGAataagaaggagaggaggaggaacagcctCAACAGGAACTTTGTGGGCGACTACATCGGCACTGACAACCACCCCGAGATCCGGCAGTTCGTGGGCCGCCGGGAGAAGATCGATTTTGCAGATGTGGTTGCCAAATATGACCGCAGGTTTAGG ACTGTGAAGCGTGACCTCATCCTGACCCCTAAGTTCCTGTATCTGATTGGTCGGGAGAAGGTGAAGCAGGGACCAGATAAGGGACAGATCCACGAGGTTCTGAAGAGACAGATAGAAGTGGAGAAgattcagtcagtctctctcag tACCCTGCAGGATGACTTCTTCATCATCCACGAGGAACATTACGACAGTGTCCTTCAGTGCATCTTCAAGACGGAGTTCCTCAGTCTGCTCTACAAACGTTATGATGAGAAGACCCAGAGGAAGCTACCGCTAAAGTTCAACAACCT ACTGGAGTTTAAGGTGAAGAAGGGAGGTTGGGGGCCGTTCTCAGCTGCTGGCTCCAGGCAGATCCAGTTCCAGCCGGGCCAAGGAGAAGAGGCGGTTGTGAAGCCCAGCAGCAAGGTCCTCATAGTCACCATCGGACCCGGGCTCCCAAAGAACTCCA GACCGACCCGCAGGGACAACAGGAAAAGTCGCTACATGGGAAACCAGACTCCAGGCTCAGGACAGCAGTCACAAG GCGCCCCCAGGGGCAGAGGCCGAGGTGGGGGTGGTGGTCAGCGGGGTGGGCCACCCTCGTCCAGGGCGTCCAGGGTCTCTCTGCTCCGCCGGCAGTCCAGTATGGAGCAGCCTACACTACCCCGACAACAGAGGTCCCGGCAGACCAACAACCGCTCCAACAACCAGAGCCAGGCAGACACCGCTTTCATGAACGTGCCTGACCAGGGAGTGGCTGG TGTTCATCGTAGACGCTCGAAGGAGGTCAAGCCTTCCCCAGGAGCGGGCCGCCCCAAGCCTGCCCCCAAGCCCAAGCCTCGCTCCCCAGAATGCCGAGCGCTGTATGCTTACGACGCCCAGGACACTGATGAGCTGAGCTTCAACGCGGAGGATGTCATTGAAATCCTCACTGAAG ATCCATCAGGCTGGTGGTACGGTTGTCTTCGCGGGAGGGAAGGCATGTTTCCTGGGAATTATGTAAAGAAGATTTAG
- the myo1eb gene encoding myosin IEb isoform X1, with protein MQILGSKERYHWQTQNVKISGVDDMVLLSKINEDAITDNLKKRYMDDYIFTYIGSVLISVNPFKQLPYFTDREVDLYQGAAQYENPPHIYALADNMYRNMMIDCENQCVIISGESGAGKTVAAKYIMGYISKVSGGGPKVQHVKDIILQSNPLLEAFGNAKTVRNNNSSRFGKYFEIQFSRGGEPDGGKISNFLLEKSRVVSQNQGERNFHIYYQLLGGATKEMRENLGVTTPDYYLYLNQSGTYTVEDVNDKKEFSDTMEAMSVVGLSVDDQDMVMQIVAGILHLGNIAFREEGNYAVVESEDFLAFPAYLLGISQEGLKNKLTSRIMDSKWGGKTESIAVTLNTEQASFTRDALSKALYSRLFDFLVDSINKAIQKDHEEFNIGVLDIYGFEIFQKNGFEQFCINFVNEKLQQIFIELTLKAEQEEYVQEGIKWTPIEYFNNKIVCDLIESKLNPPGIMSILDDVCATMHAKGEGADQTLIQKLQAGISSHEHFNSWNKGFIVHHYAGKVSYDVSGFCERNRDVLFNDIIELMQSSEFAFIKTLFPENLEAEKKGRPTTASSKIKKQANNLVQTLMKCTPHYIRCIKPNETKKPRDWEDTRAKHQVEYLGLRENIRVRRAGYAFRRAFAKFLQRYAILTRETWPRWTGEERKGVLHLLHSVNMDQDQYQLGKTKIFIKAPESLFLLEEMRERKYNGYARAIQKAWRKHIAVRKYVKMREEASDILLNKKERRRNSLNRNFVGDYIGTDNHPEIRQFVGRREKIDFADVVAKYDRRFRTVKRDLILTPKFLYLIGREKVKQGPDKGQIHEVLKRQIEVEKIQSVSLSTLQDDFFIIHEEHYDSVLQCIFKTEFLSLLYKRYDEKTQRKLPLKFNNLLEFKVKKGGWGPFSAAGSRQIQFQPGQGEEAVVKPSSKVLIVTIGPGLPKNSRPTRRDNRKSRYMGNQTPGSGQQSQGAPRGRGRGGGGGQRGGPPSSRASRVSLLRRQSSMEQPTLPRQQRSRQTNNRSNNQSQADTAFMNVPDQGVAGVHRRRSKEVKPSPGAGRPKPAPKPKPRSPECRALYAYDAQDTDELSFNAEDVIEILTEDPSGWWYGCLRGREGMFPGNYVKKI; from the exons GCCCAGTATGAGAACCCCCCTCACATCTATGCCCTGGCTGACAACATGTACCGCAACATGATGATCGACTGTGAGAACCAGTGTGTCATCATCAG tggggagagtggagcaGGAAAGACTGTAGCAGCTAAATACATAATGGGTTACATCTCCAAGGTGTCGGGCGGAGGTCCCAAAGTCCAG CACGTAAAAGACATCATCCTCCAATCCAACCCTCTCCTGGAGGCCTTTgggaatgccaagactgtgcgcAACAATAACTCTAGTCGCTTT GGGAAGTACTTTGAGATCCAGTTCAGCCGTGGAGGAGAGCCAGACGGAGGGAAGATCTCCAACTTCCTGTTGGAGAAGTCCAGGGTGGTGTCACAGAACCAGGGAGAGAGGAACTTCCACATCTACTACCAG CTCCTGGGGGGCGCCACTAAAGAGATGAGGGAGAACCTTGGCGTCACCACACCTGACTACTACCTCTACCTGAATCAGTCTGGCACCTACACCGTGGAGGATGTCAACGATAAGAAGGAATTCTCTGACACCATG gaGGCCATGTCAGTGGTGGGCCTGTCTGTAGATGATCAGGACATGGTGATGCAGATCGTAGCAGGCATCCTGCATCTGGGTAACATCGCCTTCAGAGAGGAGGGAAACTACGCTGTGGTGGAGAGTGAGGACT TCCTGGCGTTCCCGGCCTACCTGTTGGGAATCTCCCAGGAGGGTCTGAAAAACAAGCTGACCAGCCGGATCATGGACAGCAAGTGGGGAGGCAAGACGGAGAGCATCGCTGTCACTCTGAACACAGAGCAGGCCTCCTTCACACGGGACGCCCTCTCCAAAGCCCTCTACTCACGCCTGTTTGACTTTCTTGTGGAT TCTATCAACAAAGCCATACAGAAAGACCACGAGGAATTCAACATCGGGGTGCTGGACATCTATGGCTTTGAAATCTTCCAG AAAAACGGCTTTGAGCAGTTCTGCATCAACTTTGTGAATGAGAAGCTGCAGCAGATTTTCATTGAGCTCACGTTAAAAGCTGAGCAG GAGGAGTATGTGCAGGAAGGGATCAAGTGGACGCCGATCGAGTACTTTAACAACAAAATCGTGTGTGACCTCATTGAGTCCAAACTG AACCCCCCAGGCATCATGAGTATCTTGGACGATGTGTGTGCCACCATGCATGCTAAGGGGGAGGGCGCAGACCAGACCCTGATCCAGAAGCTACAAGCGGGAATCAGCTCCCATGAGCACTTCAACAGCTGGAATAAAGGCTTCATAGTGCACCACTACGCTGGCAAG gtgtccTATGATGTCAGTGGCTTCTGTGAGAGGAACAGAGATGTGCTCTTCAACGACATCATTGAGTTGATGCAGAGCAGTGAATT TGCCTTCATAAAAACCCTTTTCCCAGAAAACCTAGAGGCAGAGAAAAAGGGCCGTCCTACCACCGCCAGTAGCAAGATCAAG AAACAAGCCAACAACCTGGTCCAGACCCTGATGAAGTGCACCCCCCACTACATCCGCTGTATCAAGCCCAACGAGACCAAGAAGCCTCGGGACTGGGAGGACACTCGGGCCAAACACCAGGTGGAGTACCTGGGCCTGCGGGAGAACATTCGTGTGCGCCGCGCCGGGTACGCATTCCGCCGAGCCTTCGCCAAGTTCCTGCAGAG GTACGCCATCCTGACCAGGGAGACATGGCCCCggtggacaggggaggagaggaagggggttcTGCACCTCCTCCACTCTGTCAACATGGACCAGGACCAGTACCAGCTGGGAAAGACTAAGATCTTCATCAAGGCCCCAGAATCA TTGTTCTTGCTGGAGGAGATGAGGGAAAGGAAATATAACGGATATGCTCGGGCCATCCAGAAGGCCTGGCGCAAACACATCGCCGTCCGCAAGTACGTCAAGATGAGAGAGGAAG CCTCAGACATCCTACTGAataagaaggagaggaggaggaacagcctCAACAGGAACTTTGTGGGCGACTACATCGGCACTGACAACCACCCCGAGATCCGGCAGTTCGTGGGCCGCCGGGAGAAGATCGATTTTGCAGATGTGGTTGCCAAATATGACCGCAGGTTTAGG ACTGTGAAGCGTGACCTCATCCTGACCCCTAAGTTCCTGTATCTGATTGGTCGGGAGAAGGTGAAGCAGGGACCAGATAAGGGACAGATCCACGAGGTTCTGAAGAGACAGATAGAAGTGGAGAAgattcagtcagtctctctcag tACCCTGCAGGATGACTTCTTCATCATCCACGAGGAACATTACGACAGTGTCCTTCAGTGCATCTTCAAGACGGAGTTCCTCAGTCTGCTCTACAAACGTTATGATGAGAAGACCCAGAGGAAGCTACCGCTAAAGTTCAACAACCT ACTGGAGTTTAAGGTGAAGAAGGGAGGTTGGGGGCCGTTCTCAGCTGCTGGCTCCAGGCAGATCCAGTTCCAGCCGGGCCAAGGAGAAGAGGCGGTTGTGAAGCCCAGCAGCAAGGTCCTCATAGTCACCATCGGACCCGGGCTCCCAAAGAACTCCA GACCGACCCGCAGGGACAACAGGAAAAGTCGCTACATGGGAAACCAGACTCCAGGCTCAGGACAGCAGTCACAAG GCGCCCCCAGGGGCAGAGGCCGAGGTGGGGGTGGTGGTCAGCGGGGTGGGCCACCCTCGTCCAGGGCGTCCAGGGTCTCTCTGCTCCGCCGGCAGTCCAGTATGGAGCAGCCTACACTACCCCGACAACAGAGGTCCCGGCAGACCAACAACCGCTCCAACAACCAGAGCCAGGCAGACACCGCTTTCATGAACGTGCCTGACCAGGGAGTGGCTGG TGTTCATCGTAGACGCTCGAAGGAGGTCAAGCCTTCCCCAGGAGCGGGCCGCCCCAAGCCTGCCCCCAAGCCCAAGCCTCGCTCCCCAGAATGCCGAGCGCTGTATGCTTACGACGCCCAGGACACTGATGAGCTGAGCTTCAACGCGGAGGATGTCATTGAAATCCTCACTGAAG ATCCATCAGGCTGGTGGTACGGTTGTCTTCGCGGGAGGGAAGGCATGTTTCCTGGGAATTATGTAAAGAAGATTTAG
- the prune gene encoding exopolyphosphatase PRUNE1 isoform X1, with protein MDIFLKSCRNELKGNAEGSPGFHVVLGNEACDLDSMVSALAYAYFLSKTLDSGKVPLPVLNIPRQEFPLRTDNAFLLRESGLSQDDLVFRDEVDLGSLHRAGRLDLTLVDHNVLPSSDCDLEEAVLEVIDHHLLERKPSPSCPVTVETVGSCSTLVAERIIQKAPEVLDQQVAQLLYGTIVLDCVNMAPEAGKVTPKDSQYAGLLETHFPNLPPRGVLFQSLQNAKFDVSGLTTEQMLLKDMKVASEGDLKLAVSVIYMTLEAFLQRQSLQQELCEFCHKHSYNLVVAMTISFNDNKEPFRQLAVYSSSTLYRGEMSQALEQARRPSLSLSPMSSPYSDIRAYLQGNTLASRKKVLPIIKDFLRDRERREVHCGTLEESYEVPQQRAYTEDAGIEEDSYFPPTPMNSLVEGCPLDNGLPKISAEALTEKFSKMASEEENSGGL; from the exons ATGGATATATTTTTAAAAAGCTGTCGCAATGAGCTGAAG GGGAACGCAGAGGGCAGCCCAGGGTTCCATGTGGTCCTGGGGAACGAGGCCTGTGACCTGGACTCCATGGTGTCAGCTCTGGCCTACGCATACTTCCTGTCCAAG acACTTGATTCTGGGAAAGTTCCTCTTCCCGTTCTGAACATTCCCCGGCAAGAGTTCCCGCTGCGCACGGACAATGCCttcctgctgagagagagtggcctCTCCCAGGATGACCTGGTGTTCCGGGACGAGGTGGACCTGGGGAGTCTACACCGGGCCGGCCGGCTGGACCTCACACTGGTGGACCACAACGTGCTGCCCAG CTCTGACTGTGATCTAGAAGAGGCGGTGTTGGAGGTGATCGACCATCACCTCCTGGAGAGGAagccctctccctcctgtcccgtTACCGTGGAGACGGTGGGCTCCTGCTCCACCCTGGTGGCAGAACGGATCATCCAGAAAGCCCCTGAAGTCCTCGACCAACAGGTGGCCCAGCTCTTATATG GCACCATAGTGTTAGACTGTGTGAACATGGCCCCAGAGGCAGGGAAAGTCACCCCTAAAGACAGCCAGTACGCTGGCCTCCTGGAGACGCACTTCCCCAACCTGCCACCAAGGGGCGTCCTCTTCCAGTCCTTGCAGAATGCTAAATTTGACGTGTCAG GTCTTACCACAGAACAGATGCTTCTGAAAGACATGAAGGTGGCATCAGAAGGAGATTTAAAACTGGCAGTCAGTGTGATATATATGACACTGGAG GCTTTTCTACAGAGACAAAGCTTACAGCAAGAGCTCTGTGAGTTCTGCCACAAGCACAGCTACAACCTGGTGGTGGCCATGACGATCTCCTTCAACGATAACAAGGAGCCCTTCAGGCAGCTGGCCGTCTACAGCTCCAGCACCCTCTACAGGGGGGAG ATGAGCCAAGCCTTGGAGCAAGCCCGGAGACCCAGTCTGAGCCTGAGTCCAATGAGCAGCCCTTACTCAGACATCAGGGCTTACCTCCAGGGCAACACGTTGGCCTCCAGGAAGAAGGTGCTGCCCATCATCAAGGACTTCCTGAGGGACAGGGAGCGAAGAGAGGTGCATTGTGGGACCCTAGAGGAGAGTTACGAGGTACCACAGCAACGAGCGTACACTGAGGACGCTGGGATAGAGGAGGACTCCTACTTCCCCCCCACCCCTATGAACAGTCTGGTGGAGGGCTGTCCCCTTGACAACGGACTGCCCAAGATCAGCGCTGAAGCTCTGACGGAGAAGTTCAGCAAGATGGCCAGCGAAGAGGAGAACTCAGGGGGACTCTGA
- the prune gene encoding exopolyphosphatase PRUNE1 isoform X2 gives MVSALAYAYFLSKTLDSGKVPLPVLNIPRQEFPLRTDNAFLLRESGLSQDDLVFRDEVDLGSLHRAGRLDLTLVDHNVLPSSDCDLEEAVLEVIDHHLLERKPSPSCPVTVETVGSCSTLVAERIIQKAPEVLDQQVAQLLYGTIVLDCVNMAPEAGKVTPKDSQYAGLLETHFPNLPPRGVLFQSLQNAKFDVSGLTTEQMLLKDMKVASEGDLKLAVSVIYMTLEAFLQRQSLQQELCEFCHKHSYNLVVAMTISFNDNKEPFRQLAVYSSSTLYRGEMSQALEQARRPSLSLSPMSSPYSDIRAYLQGNTLASRKKVLPIIKDFLRDRERREVHCGTLEESYEVPQQRAYTEDAGIEEDSYFPPTPMNSLVEGCPLDNGLPKISAEALTEKFSKMASEEENSGGL, from the exons ATGGTGTCAGCTCTGGCCTACGCATACTTCCTGTCCAAG acACTTGATTCTGGGAAAGTTCCTCTTCCCGTTCTGAACATTCCCCGGCAAGAGTTCCCGCTGCGCACGGACAATGCCttcctgctgagagagagtggcctCTCCCAGGATGACCTGGTGTTCCGGGACGAGGTGGACCTGGGGAGTCTACACCGGGCCGGCCGGCTGGACCTCACACTGGTGGACCACAACGTGCTGCCCAG CTCTGACTGTGATCTAGAAGAGGCGGTGTTGGAGGTGATCGACCATCACCTCCTGGAGAGGAagccctctccctcctgtcccgtTACCGTGGAGACGGTGGGCTCCTGCTCCACCCTGGTGGCAGAACGGATCATCCAGAAAGCCCCTGAAGTCCTCGACCAACAGGTGGCCCAGCTCTTATATG GCACCATAGTGTTAGACTGTGTGAACATGGCCCCAGAGGCAGGGAAAGTCACCCCTAAAGACAGCCAGTACGCTGGCCTCCTGGAGACGCACTTCCCCAACCTGCCACCAAGGGGCGTCCTCTTCCAGTCCTTGCAGAATGCTAAATTTGACGTGTCAG GTCTTACCACAGAACAGATGCTTCTGAAAGACATGAAGGTGGCATCAGAAGGAGATTTAAAACTGGCAGTCAGTGTGATATATATGACACTGGAG GCTTTTCTACAGAGACAAAGCTTACAGCAAGAGCTCTGTGAGTTCTGCCACAAGCACAGCTACAACCTGGTGGTGGCCATGACGATCTCCTTCAACGATAACAAGGAGCCCTTCAGGCAGCTGGCCGTCTACAGCTCCAGCACCCTCTACAGGGGGGAG ATGAGCCAAGCCTTGGAGCAAGCCCGGAGACCCAGTCTGAGCCTGAGTCCAATGAGCAGCCCTTACTCAGACATCAGGGCTTACCTCCAGGGCAACACGTTGGCCTCCAGGAAGAAGGTGCTGCCCATCATCAAGGACTTCCTGAGGGACAGGGAGCGAAGAGAGGTGCATTGTGGGACCCTAGAGGAGAGTTACGAGGTACCACAGCAACGAGCGTACACTGAGGACGCTGGGATAGAGGAGGACTCCTACTTCCCCCCCACCCCTATGAACAGTCTGGTGGAGGGCTGTCCCCTTGACAACGGACTGCCCAAGATCAGCGCTGAAGCTCTGACGGAGAAGTTCAGCAAGATGGCCAGCGAAGAGGAGAACTCAGGGGGACTCTGA